From Streptomyces asiaticus, one genomic window encodes:
- a CDS encoding ArsA family ATPase encodes MRTVLVTGTGGAGRTTVAAATALAAAREGQRTLLLTADSDGTPEALLGIGTPRAVPGRSADRLPWSVPAELAPGLWAARVVTDEWFRGELTALQDRGHGLLDLLGATPLDGEELTALPGVEAIALLRALRAAQTAPPGTGWDVLVVDMPPAPDTVALLALPEQLRRYLRRLLPAERQAARALRPMLAQLAGVPMPAQKLYETAERWERELAAVQGVIESEATTVRLVVEPGPLADRALRTARAGLALHGCRVEAVIANRLLPTGTSDPWLAALSGQQQDALKELYEQWAPAVPVHELPHLGRDPHGLGEPRPAEPHPSEPHPADSHSAGPRRAEPHSAEPHSADGSRRAPADLADLAGAVGAPAARPDRPAPDPWTVEDRLAEDGVLLWRLPLPGADRDGLSLVRRGDELIVTVAPFHRVLPLPSALRRCTVSGAGLRDGWLQVRFTPDPDLWPKRL; translated from the coding sequence ATGCGTACGGTCCTCGTCACCGGTACCGGCGGCGCGGGCCGCACCACCGTGGCCGCCGCGACCGCCCTCGCCGCCGCCCGTGAGGGGCAGCGGACCCTGCTGCTCACCGCCGACTCCGACGGCACCCCCGAGGCGCTGCTCGGCATCGGCACGCCGCGGGCCGTACCCGGGCGTTCGGCGGACCGGCTGCCGTGGTCCGTACCCGCCGAGCTCGCGCCGGGGCTGTGGGCCGCGCGGGTCGTCACGGACGAGTGGTTCCGCGGTGAGCTGACCGCCCTCCAGGACCGCGGCCACGGTCTGCTCGACCTGCTCGGGGCCACCCCGCTGGACGGCGAGGAGCTGACCGCCCTGCCCGGGGTGGAGGCCATCGCGCTGCTGCGCGCCCTGCGCGCCGCCCAGACCGCCCCGCCCGGCACCGGCTGGGACGTCCTCGTCGTCGACATGCCGCCCGCGCCGGACACCGTCGCGCTGCTGGCGCTGCCCGAGCAGCTGCGGCGCTATCTGCGGCGGCTGCTGCCCGCCGAGCGGCAGGCGGCCCGCGCGCTGCGGCCGATGCTCGCCCAGCTGGCGGGGGTGCCGATGCCCGCGCAGAAGCTGTACGAGACGGCCGAGCGCTGGGAGCGGGAGCTGGCCGCCGTCCAGGGCGTGATCGAGTCCGAGGCGACCACCGTACGGCTGGTCGTGGAGCCCGGACCGCTCGCCGACCGGGCGCTGCGCACCGCCCGCGCCGGTCTGGCGCTGCACGGCTGCCGGGTGGAGGCGGTGATCGCCAACCGGCTGCTGCCCACCGGCACCTCCGACCCGTGGCTCGCCGCGCTGTCGGGCCAGCAGCAGGACGCGCTCAAGGAGCTGTACGAGCAGTGGGCCCCCGCCGTCCCGGTCCATGAGCTGCCGCATCTGGGCCGCGATCCGCACGGCCTCGGCGAGCCGCGGCCCGCCGAGCCGCACCCCAGTGAGCCGCACCCCGCCGACTCGCACTCCGCCGGCCCGCGGCGCGCCGAGCCGCACTCCGCCGAGCCGCACTCCGCCGACGGTTCCCGGCGCGCCCCGGCCGACCTCGCCGATCTCGCCGGGGCCGTCGGGGCCCCCGCGGCGCGGCCCGACCGGCCCGCCCCCGACCCCTGGACCGTCGAGGACCGGCTGGCCGAGGACGGGGTGCTGCTGTGGCGGCTGCCGCTGCCCGGCGCCGACCGCGACGGGCTCTCCCTGGTGCGCCGGGGCGATGAACTGATCGTCACCGTCGCGCCGTTCCACCGGGTGCTGCCGCTGCCGTCCGCGCTGCGTCGCTGCACCGTCTCCGGCGCCGGACTGCGCGACGGATGGCTCCAGGTGCGCTTCACCCCCGACCCGGATCTGTGGCCGAAGCGGCTCTGA
- a CDS encoding response regulator: MTAQHDGRPVTVMVVDDHPMWRDAVARDLSEAGFDVVATAGDGPQAVRRAKAAGPDVLVLDLNLPGLPGVEVCKEVLADRPELRVLVLSASGEHADVLEAVKSGATGYLLKSASTEELLDAVGRTAAGDPVFTPGLAGLVLGEYRRLAGEPAPTAADQPAAPQLTERETEVLRLVAKGLSYKQIAERLVISHRTVQNHVQNTLGKLQLHNRVELVRYAIERGLDDA, encoded by the coding sequence ATGACCGCTCAGCACGACGGCCGCCCGGTGACGGTGATGGTGGTCGACGACCATCCGATGTGGCGCGACGCGGTGGCCCGGGACCTCTCCGAGGCCGGGTTCGACGTGGTGGCCACGGCCGGGGACGGACCGCAGGCGGTCCGCCGGGCCAAGGCCGCGGGGCCGGACGTCCTGGTGCTCGACCTCAACCTGCCCGGGCTGCCGGGGGTCGAGGTGTGCAAGGAGGTCCTCGCCGACCGCCCCGAGCTGCGGGTGCTGGTGCTCTCCGCGAGCGGTGAGCACGCGGACGTCCTGGAGGCGGTCAAGTCCGGGGCCACCGGCTATCTGCTGAAGTCGGCCAGCACCGAGGAGCTGCTGGACGCGGTGGGCCGCACGGCGGCCGGCGACCCGGTGTTCACCCCCGGCCTCGCGGGCCTGGTGCTCGGTGAGTACCGGCGGCTCGCGGGCGAGCCCGCCCCCACCGCCGCCGACCAGCCCGCCGCCCCGCAGCTCACCGAGCGTGAGACGGAGGTGCTGCGGCTGGTGGCCAAGGGGCTTTCGTACAAGCAGATCGCCGAGCGGCTGGTCATCTCGCACCGCACGGTGCAGAACCACGTCCAGAACACCCTCGGCAAGCTCCAGCTGCACAATCGCGTGGAGCTGGTCCGCTACGCCATCGAGCGCGGCCTCGACGACGCCTGA
- a CDS encoding endonuclease/exonuclease/phosphatase family protein, with translation MPLADLPGSTTGPDAAVVRVLSYNIRSMRDDREALARVIRACAPDVLCVQEAPRFFRWRKAAAWLARETGLVYTTGGATAAGPMILTSLRAHVERAEDTLLPRVPGLHRRGFATAVLRFGGGHREAPLRDTGRPENGGGKGVRLGVVSCHLSLAAAERYEQAGMLLDHLTALDVPYAIAAGDINDRPDGRAFRRIAGKLRDGWATEPWGSEATFSPKDPHQRIDGIFASEGIEIIGCGVPAGLPGVTDADLRAATDHLPVLAALRLPRVSPA, from the coding sequence GTGCCGCTCGCGGACCTGCCCGGATCCACCACAGGCCCGGACGCGGCGGTGGTGCGGGTGCTCAGCTACAACATCCGCTCGATGCGGGACGACCGCGAGGCGCTGGCCCGGGTGATCCGGGCCTGTGCCCCCGATGTCCTCTGCGTCCAGGAGGCGCCGCGCTTCTTCCGCTGGCGCAAGGCCGCCGCCTGGCTGGCCCGGGAGACCGGCCTCGTCTACACCACGGGCGGGGCCACCGCCGCCGGCCCCATGATCCTCACCTCGCTGCGCGCCCATGTGGAGCGCGCCGAGGACACCCTGCTGCCGCGCGTCCCCGGGCTGCACCGGCGCGGTTTCGCCACCGCCGTGCTGCGCTTCGGCGGCGGCCACCGCGAGGCCCCCCTCCGCGACACCGGCCGCCCGGAGAACGGCGGCGGCAAGGGCGTCCGGCTCGGCGTGGTCAGCTGCCATCTGAGCCTCGCCGCGGCCGAGCGTTACGAACAGGCCGGGATGCTGCTGGACCACCTGACCGCGCTGGACGTCCCGTACGCCATCGCGGCCGGTGACATCAACGACCGGCCGGACGGCCGCGCCTTCCGCCGGATCGCGGGGAAGCTGCGGGACGGCTGGGCCACCGAGCCCTGGGGGAGCGAGGCCACCTTCTCCCCCAAGGACCCGCATCAGCGCATCGACGGGATCTTCGCCTCGGAGGGCATCGAAATCATCGGCTGTGGGGTCCCGGCCGGGCTGCCGGGCGTCACCGACGCGGACCTCCGCGCGGCCACGGACCACCTTCCGGTGCTGGCCGCGCTCAGGCTGCCCCGGGTGTCCCCGGCCTGA
- a CDS encoding 6-phosphofructokinase has product MRVGVLTGGGDCPGLNAVIRAVVRKGVQEYGYDFIGFRDGWRGPLENDTVPLDIRAVRGILPRGGTILGSSRTNPLKSEDGIRRVKETLVKQEVDALIAIGGEDTLGVAARLSGDYGIRCVGVPKTIDNDLSATDYTFGFDTAVNIATEAIDRLHTTAESHMRVLVVEVMGRHAGWIALHSGLAGGANVILLPEQRFDVDQVCAWVESRFKIRYAPIVVIAEGAMPQDGDAVLKDDTLDSFGHVRLSGVGEWLAKEIEKRTGKEARTTVLGHVQRGGTPSAFDRWLATRFGLHAIDAVRDEDFGKMVALRGTDIIRVPLAEATARLKTVDPSLYAEAEVFFG; this is encoded by the coding sequence ATGCGGGTCGGAGTGCTGACCGGCGGCGGTGACTGCCCCGGGCTCAACGCGGTCATCCGCGCCGTCGTGCGCAAGGGCGTACAGGAATACGGCTATGACTTCATCGGCTTCCGGGACGGCTGGCGCGGCCCTCTCGAGAACGACACCGTCCCCCTCGACATCCGCGCGGTGCGCGGCATCCTGCCACGCGGCGGCACCATCCTCGGCTCCTCCCGCACCAACCCCCTCAAGAGCGAGGACGGCATCCGCCGGGTCAAGGAGACCCTGGTCAAGCAGGAGGTCGACGCGCTGATCGCGATCGGCGGCGAGGACACCCTCGGCGTCGCCGCCCGGCTCTCCGGCGACTACGGCATCCGCTGTGTCGGCGTCCCCAAGACCATCGACAACGATCTGTCCGCCACCGACTACACCTTCGGCTTCGACACCGCCGTCAACATCGCCACCGAGGCCATCGACCGGCTCCACACCACCGCCGAATCGCATATGCGGGTGCTCGTCGTCGAGGTGATGGGCCGTCATGCCGGGTGGATCGCCCTGCACTCGGGGCTCGCCGGCGGCGCCAACGTCATCCTCCTCCCCGAACAGCGCTTCGATGTCGACCAGGTCTGCGCCTGGGTCGAATCCCGTTTCAAGATCCGCTACGCCCCGATCGTGGTCATCGCCGAGGGCGCGATGCCCCAGGACGGCGACGCCGTCCTCAAGGACGACACGCTGGACTCCTTCGGCCATGTCCGGCTCTCCGGGGTCGGCGAGTGGCTGGCCAAGGAGATCGAGAAGCGCACCGGTAAGGAGGCCCGCACCACCGTCCTCGGCCATGTCCAGCGCGGGGGCACGCCCAGCGCCTTCGACCGCTGGCTCGCCACCCGCTTCGGGCTGCACGCCATCGACGCGGTCCGGGACGAGGACTTCGGAAAGATGGTCGCGCTGCGCGGCACCGACATCATCCGGGTACCGCTTGCCGAGGCGACCGCACGACTCAAGACGGTCGATCCCTCGCTCTACGCCGAGGCCGAGGTCTTCTTCGGCTGA
- a CDS encoding lysophospholipid acyltransferase family protein, translated as MKLSVGGALKLTFRPWVEGLEHVPAEGPAILASNHLSFSDSFFLPAVLDRKVTFIAKQEYFTTPGVKGRLTAAFFKGVGQLPVDRSGSRGAGEAAIKAGIEVIKRGELFGIYPEGTRSPDGRLYRGKPGGLARVALATGAPVIPVAMIDTEKIQPPGKVMPKLMRPGIRIGKPLDFSRYHGMDGDRFILRSVTDEVMYEIMKLSGQEYVDVYATAAKRQIAEAEAARKQAEKKQAEAEKKQAEKEKDKHKSGA; from the coding sequence ATGAAGCTGTCGGTGGGTGGCGCCTTGAAGCTCACCTTCCGGCCCTGGGTGGAGGGGCTGGAGCACGTCCCCGCCGAGGGTCCGGCCATCCTCGCGAGCAACCACCTCTCCTTCTCCGACTCCTTCTTCCTGCCCGCGGTGCTCGACCGCAAGGTCACCTTCATCGCCAAGCAGGAGTACTTCACCACCCCCGGGGTCAAGGGGCGGCTCACGGCGGCCTTCTTCAAGGGCGTCGGGCAACTCCCGGTGGACCGCTCGGGCTCGCGCGGCGCCGGCGAGGCCGCCATCAAGGCGGGCATCGAGGTGATCAAGCGCGGTGAGCTCTTCGGCATCTACCCCGAGGGCACCCGCTCGCCCGACGGCCGGCTCTACCGGGGCAAGCCGGGCGGCCTGGCCAGGGTCGCCCTCGCGACCGGCGCCCCGGTGATCCCGGTGGCGATGATCGACACCGAGAAGATCCAGCCCCCCGGCAAGGTCATGCCGAAGCTGATGCGGCCCGGTATCCGGATCGGCAAGCCGTTGGACTTCAGCCGCTACCACGGCATGGACGGCGACCGCTTCATCCTGCGCTCGGTGACCGACGAGGTCATGTACGAGATCATGAAGCTCTCCGGCCAGGAGTACGTGGACGTCTACGCCACCGCCGCCAAGCGGCAGATCGCGGAGGCGGAGGCGGCCCGGAAGCAGGCGGAGAAGAAGCAGGCCGAGGCCGAGAAGAAGCAGGCCGAGAAGGAGAAGGACAAACACAAGTCCGGCGCCTAG
- a CDS encoding alpha/beta hydrolase translates to MPLLPGAEPFRHDGGEIGVLVCHGFTGSPQSVRPWADHLAARGLTVVAPLLPGHGTRWQDLAVTGWQDWYAEVDRELGRLSRTCERVFVCGLSMGGALALRLAAQRGAAISGVAVVNPANRIHDPLAVALPVLRHLVPSVKGIVSDIAKPGAQESGYERMPLHAVHSMRRFYRVVDAELPQVTQPLLVMHSPQDHVVPPADSERILSQVSSRDVTERLLERSYHVATLDHDAEFIFEETDTFITRLTAGMGEDTTRTGLGKGSGKEGAAASG, encoded by the coding sequence GTGCCGCTCCTGCCCGGAGCCGAGCCGTTCCGCCACGACGGCGGAGAGATCGGCGTCCTCGTCTGTCACGGATTCACCGGCTCCCCACAGTCCGTTCGGCCCTGGGCCGACCATCTCGCGGCCCGTGGTCTGACCGTCGTAGCTCCGCTGCTTCCCGGCCATGGCACGCGCTGGCAGGATCTCGCCGTCACCGGCTGGCAGGACTGGTACGCGGAGGTGGACCGCGAGCTGGGCAGGCTCTCCCGCACCTGTGAGCGGGTGTTCGTCTGCGGTCTGTCGATGGGCGGGGCGCTCGCGCTGCGGCTGGCCGCCCAGCGCGGCGCGGCGATCAGCGGCGTGGCCGTCGTGAACCCGGCCAACCGCATCCACGATCCGCTGGCCGTGGCCCTTCCGGTGCTGCGTCATCTGGTGCCCTCGGTGAAGGGCATCGTGAGCGACATCGCCAAGCCGGGGGCGCAGGAGTCCGGCTACGAGCGGATGCCGCTGCACGCCGTGCACTCGATGCGCCGCTTCTACCGGGTGGTCGACGCCGAACTGCCGCAGGTGACCCAGCCGCTGCTGGTGATGCACAGCCCCCAGGACCATGTGGTGCCGCCGGCCGACTCCGAGCGCATCCTGAGTCAGGTGTCCTCGCGGGACGTCACCGAGCGGCTGCTGGAGCGCAGCTACCACGTGGCGACGCTGGACCACGACGCCGAGTTCATCTTCGAGGAGACGGACACGTTCATCACCCGGCTGACGGCGGGTATGGGTGAGGACACCACCCGGACCGGCCTCGGGAAGGGCAGTGGAAAGGAGGGGGCGGCGGCCAGTGGCTGA
- the macS gene encoding MacS family sensor histidine kinase encodes MSVEQPLWQALTAYRVLTLLYALGLCVYSFDDYDHPIGAVVYMAVLTLWTALTFRMVASAERCTRRFLVGDLGIAVTGILLTPLVDSHDRIAEGTPTLPSIWTMGAVLGFAIKGGWRWGASASTVVCAANVIERGGFAQDTVHMLSLVWVASVGIGYVVEVARASERTLARALRIEAATRERERLARDIHDSVLQVLAMVQRRGAAIGGEAAELGRMAGEQEIALRTLVSTGLVTRPRTGDGTEAVADPGALPDADDPPAPPCPPGPGRSDDGPCDLRALLAPHAGSRVTFSEPGAPVLLPAGVAGELAAAVGASLDNVRVHAGEDAHAWILLEDEPDAVMVTVRDDGPGIPEGRLADAEAEGRLGVALSIRGRLRDLGGTAEWISAPGQGTEVELTVPKASAKKAKQKGEAAR; translated from the coding sequence ATGTCCGTCGAGCAGCCGCTGTGGCAGGCGCTGACCGCCTACCGGGTGCTCACCCTGCTCTACGCGCTCGGCCTGTGCGTCTACTCCTTCGACGACTACGACCATCCGATCGGCGCCGTCGTCTACATGGCGGTGCTGACGCTGTGGACGGCGCTCACCTTCCGGATGGTCGCCTCGGCCGAGCGCTGCACCCGGCGGTTCCTCGTCGGCGACCTCGGCATCGCGGTGACCGGCATTCTGCTCACCCCGCTCGTGGACAGCCACGACCGGATCGCCGAGGGCACGCCCACGCTGCCTTCCATATGGACGATGGGCGCGGTCCTCGGCTTCGCCATCAAGGGCGGCTGGCGCTGGGGTGCCTCGGCCTCCACCGTGGTCTGCGCCGCCAATGTGATCGAGCGCGGCGGATTCGCCCAGGACACCGTCCACATGCTGTCGTTGGTGTGGGTGGCGAGCGTGGGCATCGGCTATGTGGTCGAGGTGGCCCGCGCCAGTGAGCGCACCCTCGCCCGCGCGCTGCGCATCGAGGCGGCCACCCGGGAGCGGGAGCGGCTGGCCCGCGACATCCACGACAGCGTGCTCCAGGTGCTCGCCATGGTGCAGCGGCGCGGCGCCGCGATCGGCGGCGAGGCGGCCGAACTCGGCCGGATGGCGGGGGAGCAGGAGATCGCGCTGCGCACCCTGGTCTCCACCGGTCTGGTGACCCGGCCGCGTACCGGCGACGGGACGGAGGCCGTAGCCGACCCGGGCGCCCTCCCGGACGCCGACGACCCGCCGGCCCCGCCCTGCCCGCCCGGCCCCGGGCGCTCCGACGACGGCCCCTGCGATCTGCGGGCCCTGCTGGCCCCGCACGCGGGCTCCCGGGTCACCTTCTCCGAGCCGGGCGCGCCGGTGCTCCTCCCGGCGGGCGTCGCCGGGGAGTTGGCCGCCGCCGTCGGCGCCTCCCTGGACAACGTACGGGTCCACGCCGGCGAGGACGCCCACGCCTGGATCCTGCTGGAGGACGAGCCGGACGCGGTGATGGTGACCGTACGGGACGACGGCCCCGGCATTCCCGAGGGGCGGCTGGCGGACGCGGAGGCGGAGGGGCGGCTGGGGGTGGCCCTGTCCATCCGGGGACGGCTGCGCGACCTCGGCGGCACCGCCGAGTGGATCTCGGCGCCGGGGCAGGGCACCGAAGTGGAGTTGACGGTTCCGAAGGCGTCGGCGAAGAAGGCGAAACAGAAGGGGGAAGCGGCACGATGA
- a CDS encoding DUF5304 family protein, producing MSDATERPPEPPVTDVPVTEIDPDAWERACEEDLAAERARQRARQTTEEPGSVAEEFLKLADALAEKVAQTPIAGTAVQGAVQQLIAQAKAGVEPVIERNPEVFEHLASAGSELLAAYRAAVTGQERRWTQGAEGDSKGSGEKSESSSSEHIDLD from the coding sequence ATGAGCGATGCCACCGAGCGCCCCCCGGAGCCCCCGGTCACCGATGTGCCGGTCACCGAGATCGACCCCGACGCCTGGGAGCGGGCCTGTGAGGAGGACCTCGCCGCCGAGCGGGCCAGGCAGCGGGCCCGGCAGACCACCGAGGAGCCGGGCAGCGTGGCCGAGGAGTTCCTCAAGCTGGCCGACGCGCTCGCCGAGAAGGTCGCCCAGACACCGATCGCCGGGACAGCGGTTCAGGGTGCCGTACAACAATTGATCGCACAGGCGAAGGCCGGCGTAGAACCGGTCATAGAGCGCAATCCAGAGGTTTTCGAACACCTCGCCAGCGCCGGATCCGAGTTGCTCGCCGCCTATCGCGCCGCCGTGACCGGCCAGGAGCGACGCTGGACCCAGGGCGCGGAGGGCGATTCCAAGGGCAGCGGCGAGAAATCCGAGAGTTCGAGTAGTGAACACATCGACCTCGACTGA
- a CDS encoding ROK family glucokinase has translation MGLTIGVDIGGTKIAAGVVDEEGSILETSQVSTPHTPEGVVDAIADAVRIVSEGHEIEAVGIGAAGYVDDKRATVLFAPNINWRHEALKDKVEQRVGLPVVVENDANAAAWGEYRFGAGVGHDDVVCITLGTGLGGGIIIGGKLHRGRFGVAAEFGHIRVVPDGLLCGCGSQGCWEQYASGRALVRYAKQRAAATPENATVLLGLGDGTSEGIEGKHISDAARQGDPVAIDSFRELARWAGAGLADLASLFDPSAFIVGGGVSDEGDLVLEPIRKSFRRWLVGNQWRPHAQVLAAQLGGKAGLVGAADLARQG, from the coding sequence ATGGGACTCACCATCGGCGTCGACATCGGCGGCACGAAGATCGCGGCCGGCGTGGTCGACGAAGAGGGCTCGATTCTCGAGACGAGCCAGGTTTCGACCCCGCACACTCCCGAGGGAGTCGTCGACGCCATCGCGGACGCGGTGCGCATCGTCAGCGAGGGGCATGAGATCGAGGCCGTCGGCATCGGCGCGGCCGGTTATGTGGACGACAAGCGCGCCACCGTGCTCTTCGCGCCCAATATCAACTGGCGGCACGAGGCACTCAAGGACAAGGTCGAGCAGCGCGTCGGCCTGCCCGTCGTGGTGGAGAACGACGCGAACGCCGCGGCCTGGGGCGAGTACCGCTTCGGCGCCGGAGTCGGCCATGACGACGTCGTGTGCATCACCCTCGGCACCGGCCTCGGCGGCGGCATCATCATCGGGGGCAAGCTGCACCGCGGCCGGTTCGGCGTCGCGGCCGAGTTCGGCCACATAAGGGTCGTCCCGGACGGACTGCTGTGCGGCTGCGGCAGCCAGGGCTGCTGGGAGCAGTACGCCTCCGGCCGCGCCCTGGTCCGCTACGCCAAGCAGCGCGCCGCCGCCACCCCGGAGAACGCCACGGTCCTGCTCGGCCTCGGCGACGGCACCTCCGAGGGCATCGAGGGCAAGCACATCAGCGACGCCGCCCGGCAGGGCGACCCCGTGGCCATCGACTCCTTCCGTGAGCTGGCCCGCTGGGCCGGGGCCGGGCTCGCCGACCTCGCCTCGCTCTTCGACCCCTCGGCGTTCATCGTCGGCGGTGGGGTCTCCGACGAGGGCGATCTCGTCCTGGAGCCGATCCGCAAGTCCTTCCGGCGCTGGCTGGTGGGCAATCAGTGGCGTCCGCACGCCCAGGTGCTCGCCGCCCAGCTCGGCGGCAAGGCCGGGCTCGTCGGCGCCGCCGACCTGGCCCGCCAGGGCTGA